In a genomic window of Nodosilinea sp. E11:
- a CDS encoding exopolysaccharide transport family protein has translation MNRFLAVAKRHWMPLAVFNLAVAVIAGLNAQSVEDIWSAKAKLILPSTPTDLNLNLGVLGDLGGNDGLIFSQQVDSRKIIASILLSNDSLIKVRELDPEKELYGRIDEYKSLFNVQPDDSSTIITLSVEASTPEIAHQRLETLIEIFQQRLNQLRRSDADQRSEFIQKELIYAESTLAEAERELVSFKEKYNLVDSDSQTKELVGAISSLRVIQGEVSAQFEASKSQVSSLSSRLGQTPDQAIRALQLSEDQDYQAIQERLSELGVEIVDARAQFTDEHPQVQYLLDQRDTLLKQQQEAINKAAETTAGINPSIGQGYSNLVERMILAESEKNALQQQVIQLQSQVGQLNRQLQAMPSAQAQLAVLQRRYDIAESVYNGLTAQVQVTQVNAFSIYPNVQVLDQPAGSPTPVGPGRKPIALGALLTIIFGNTAIILFLESRNPLLTANDVLKTGLPIVGKISYLRQLPRENYDCKNIYPGFQRLASVISMTSLESRTLIITSASKGEGKTTVTIGLANALLSLGFRVLVVDADFQNSHLKLILSYENQKDEHSKNQPISINSGLDLLVPKPNKQGVFEFLARGGFEQVLNFAQMHGKYDYVLIDTPPTSLGDETMLMSQFIHNILLVAWPSMSNYNPFHDSLEQLNRHQANVLGLVINGIGNRRENYLYRHREVEII, from the coding sequence ATGAACCGATTTCTTGCAGTTGCAAAAAGACATTGGATGCCTCTTGCCGTCTTTAATCTGGCTGTTGCGGTTATTGCAGGATTGAATGCTCAATCAGTAGAAGATATTTGGTCGGCAAAAGCAAAACTTATTTTGCCCAGTACACCAACAGATTTAAATCTTAATTTGGGTGTATTAGGAGATTTAGGCGGAAATGATGGTTTGATTTTTTCACAGCAAGTTGATTCTCGAAAAATTATAGCTTCGATTTTATTGAGTAATGATTCTTTGATAAAAGTTAGGGAGTTAGATCCAGAAAAAGAGCTTTATGGCCGCATTGATGAGTATAAATCATTATTTAATGTTCAGCCTGATGATAGCTCAACTATCATCACGCTGAGTGTTGAAGCATCAACTCCTGAAATTGCTCATCAACGCCTTGAAACCTTAATAGAAATATTTCAACAACGTTTGAATCAATTGAGAAGAAGTGATGCGGATCAGAGATCAGAGTTTATTCAAAAAGAACTAATTTATGCGGAGTCAACGCTAGCCGAAGCAGAAAGAGAACTGGTCTCCTTTAAAGAAAAGTATAATTTAGTAGATAGTGATAGCCAAACCAAAGAGTTAGTAGGAGCAATTAGTTCTCTTAGGGTAATTCAAGGTGAAGTGAGCGCCCAATTTGAAGCGAGTAAATCTCAGGTGTCTTCCTTATCATCTCGTTTAGGACAAACTCCAGATCAGGCTATCCGTGCTTTGCAGTTATCTGAGGATCAAGATTACCAAGCAATTCAGGAAAGATTATCTGAGCTAGGAGTTGAAATTGTAGATGCAAGAGCCCAATTTACTGATGAGCATCCGCAAGTGCAGTATTTACTGGATCAGAGAGATACATTACTTAAACAACAGCAAGAAGCCATTAACAAAGCTGCTGAAACCACCGCTGGAATTAATCCTTCTATTGGCCAAGGCTACTCAAACTTGGTAGAAAGAATGATTTTAGCGGAGAGTGAAAAAAATGCTTTACAGCAACAAGTTATACAGCTCCAAAGCCAAGTTGGTCAACTAAACCGCCAACTACAGGCCATGCCTTCTGCCCAAGCTCAACTGGCTGTACTACAACGCCGATACGATATTGCTGAAAGCGTTTATAACGGCCTCACAGCTCAGGTTCAAGTTACACAAGTTAACGCTTTCAGTATTTATCCTAATGTTCAAGTTCTTGATCAACCGGCAGGAAGTCCTACGCCAGTTGGCCCTGGCCGTAAGCCCATTGCTCTCGGTGCACTACTAACTATTATTTTTGGAAATACCGCAATTATCTTATTTTTAGAAAGTCGTAATCCTTTGTTAACAGCCAATGATGTTTTAAAGACTGGTTTGCCAATTGTCGGTAAAATTTCTTATTTACGCCAACTCCCCAGGGAAAACTATGATTGTAAAAATATATATCCTGGATTTCAACGTCTTGCCTCTGTGATTAGTATGACATCCCTAGAAAGTCGTACACTTATCATTACTAGTGCAAGCAAAGGGGAAGGTAAAACAACGGTTACCATAGGTTTAGCTAATGCCTTACTGAGCTTAGGATTTCGTGTTCTTGTCGTGGATGCTGATTTCCAAAATTCTCATTTGAAGCTTATCTTATCCTATGAAAACCAAAAAGATGAACATTCAAAAAATCAACCCATTTCTATTAACTCTGGATTAGATCTTTTAGTTCCCAAGCCTAATAAACAAGGAGTTTTTGAGTTCTTGGCACGTGGAGGATTTGAGCAGGTATTAAACTTTGCACAAATGCATGGAAAGTATGACTATGTATTGATTGATACGCCTCCTACTAGCCTAGGTGATGAGACAATGTTAATGTCTCAGTTTATCCATAACATATTACTTGTTGCCTGGCCAAGTATGAGCAACTACAATCCTTTTCATGATAGCCTTGAGCAGCTTAATAGACACCAAGCTAATGTCCTAGGGCTAGTCATTAATGGAATAGGAAATAGGAGGGAAAACTATCTTTATCGCCATCGTGAGGTAGAGATAATATGA
- the pssD gene encoding PssD/Cps14F family polysaccharide biosynthesis glycosyltransferase: MKLLLACTSGGHFSTMMGLRSFWENHERVWVTHEHGDTTSLLNMGEVVHWIPYQAPRDLTRLVLNIPKTVQLVLQHSPDIVISTGASIAINFGYTAKILGKKFIYVESVSRAHQLSITGRLVYPVSNEFYVQWEGLTKQYEHAQFNGYTG, from the coding sequence ATGAAATTGCTACTGGCTTGTACGTCTGGAGGTCATTTCTCAACCATGATGGGTCTCAGATCCTTTTGGGAGAATCATGAGAGAGTTTGGGTTACTCATGAGCATGGAGATACAACTTCTTTATTAAATATGGGAGAAGTTGTACATTGGATACCATACCAAGCTCCCCGAGATTTAACTAGGCTGGTCTTAAATATTCCAAAGACCGTACAACTCGTGTTACAGCATTCTCCTGATATTGTGATATCAACAGGAGCTAGTATTGCTATAAACTTTGGTTATACAGCAAAGATCTTAGGGAAAAAATTTATTTATGTAGAAAGTGTTTCACGGGCTCATCAGCTAAGCATCACAGGTAGGCTCGTTTATCCAGTATCAAATGAATTTTATGTTCAATGGGAAGGTCTAACTAAACAATATGAGCATGCCCAATTCAATGGTTATACAGGCTAA
- a CDS encoding glycosyltransferase yields the protein MISVTVGTISFPFDRLIEWVSDSLEDGIIQEPVFLQYGCSNIERIEKHPLVTAVSKVSKEILQEKLDESRLVISHAGQGSTRYLSSRGMSFIIVPRLAKYREHIDDHQLLFSEAVEDLGVIACYSKEHLQDAIINSPVGVKRDLFDGPKLGEYLNKKYPQDFLLSARENSINRSVTKFDGYLLAKKIKLFLNKCQEVVSNPNILDDRE from the coding sequence ATGATTAGCGTTACTGTCGGAACAATATCTTTTCCGTTTGATCGATTAATTGAATGGGTTTCTGATTCTTTAGAAGACGGGATAATCCAAGAACCTGTATTCCTTCAGTATGGCTGTAGCAATATTGAAAGAATAGAAAAACATCCACTTGTGACGGCTGTATCAAAAGTTTCTAAAGAGATTCTACAAGAAAAACTAGATGAGTCTAGACTTGTAATTTCTCACGCTGGCCAGGGCTCAACTCGCTATCTTTCATCTAGAGGAATGAGCTTTATAATAGTGCCAAGACTAGCTAAATATAGAGAACATATTGATGATCATCAGCTTCTTTTTTCTGAAGCCGTTGAAGATTTAGGTGTGATAGCGTGCTACTCTAAAGAGCATCTTCAAGATGCAATTATTAATTCACCAGTAGGAGTCAAGAGAGACCTTTTTGACGGCCCAAAATTAGGAGAATACCTCAACAAAAAATACCCTCAAGATTTCTTATTAAGTGCCAGAGAAAATAGTATTAATCGTAGCGTCACTAAATTTGATGGTTACTTGCTAGCCAAAAAAATAAAATTATTTCTAAATAAATGTCAAGAAGTAGTTTCTAACCCTAATATTTTAGATGATAGGGAGTAG